The following nucleotide sequence is from Nitrososphaerota archaeon.
TGGTGCAAACAATTTCTTCAGCATCAACTATGAGTCCGCCTCCGCAGTACTGACATCTGCTTTGAAGCGTCCCGACAGACGACCTAGCGGCCATCTGTGCTGGTTGCTGTTCTTCCATCATAGGTCTGCAGGACTTTTGCTATAAGAAAAAGGCATGCAAGCATCTGCATACGATTGAACTTACGGAAATCAGGCGTGCAGATACTGCTTCTAGCCGTGAATCCTGATTATCTGCAGAGCGTTATTCAGGATAGTTAGATAAGTGACTGTCTTAGTCATGTCTTTCACAGAAACTTAGTAGGGTGGAGCGATGCCTCAGGCATCAGTCTTATAGAGAAATATAATGTTATCAAGGAAATGCGCTTGTCATCGTAACGTAGAGTAATATTTTATTCCTCGGACTCAGTTGCGGTGAGAATTGCTGTGATTTGTTTCTCAATTATCATTGATCCTGGGCCGAAAATCTTCCTAAGGCAGGGTATCAAATCACCGAGTCTGTCATAGACATCGTTCGGATCAAGATTGTTCAGGTCGGCCCGCTTCAGTCCTGCGTAGAAAAACACCATTTTTGTCCCATTTCGGCCAAGAAGATGGGCCATACTTTCAGTTATGGCTGAAGCGATTTTCTGTTTGTACTTCTCGCTAGGCTGCTCGATGGAGATTACCATCCTCTTCGTAATTTTTTCCGTCATTATTCCGTAAAAGCCTATTTTTCTGGCGTAAATAAAGCACTTTGCTTCATAGGGTCTTTGTTCAGAACTGGAAAGCGATACACGTCTGCGTTTTGAATCATGTGAATGTGGATGTCCTTTAAAAGATACAGAGGTTTTCTGTATATGATGGATATTGGCGGACAACGAGAAGTCCGAGAAGGATAGCGCTGTTCATGAAAAAATCGAGGAACGTATGCGAAGCATGCAGGACTCGGTTGATAATACATTGCTCGAAATCCAGAACCTCATATCGGGCATCGAAAATCCATTTACGCTTCTCGGGAAAATGGCTAAGGACTTAGGAAAAGAGAAGGTAATAAAAACAAAGATTGTTGACAAAGAGCATGAAGAACAACAGACACAGATTAATATCTCACCAAGCCCAGAAGCCTCGCACCCTGACAAACATAACCTCCACGCACAGGAGAAACCTATTCCACCGTTAATCCCAGTTCCAAGTCCCCCTCCGCTACAATCAAATCGCGACTCGGAACAATTAGACACTGAAGAATACTCTAACAGGAACCCTGAAGAGGACATGCTCACAGATCCTACACAAAGTGGAGAAGTAAGGCCACCGCGGAGAATCAATCCACAACACCTCGGGGATGAAAGAGTGAATCTCCAGAGTAGTACCGCGCAGCAGAGACTTCACGGTCAACCTGAGAGCTATATGCTCAGCGCCGAAATACTTCGTTTCATGGACACAATTGCGCTATCCGAATTCCTGCTAACACTTTTTGGAAGAGACAATCTGTATGATATTCTACTGTTCTATCTGGAAATAGGCATGGCTGATGAAGACTCTGTAAAGTTGATTTTGAAGGCGATAGACTTGCTTACAAAGAACGCGAAGAGTGAGTCACCTAAGCGACAAAGACCGGTCGACTCGGACGACATAATAACCGCGATATACCTGATTGAGGTATTCTCCAAGGACTCCTCAGGACTCCTTTACCTACTATTCAGGCACCTCGACCTCTGGGATGACAAGATCGATGGCGGTACTTATGATGACATGGAGGATCTCAGATAGATATCCAGCGCAGCAATTTGAGACCTATATGATTGCGATAGTTATCGTAGTCGCGTCAATCCTTTCCGCGGCAGTTATCCCCCGCGTTAGCCAGATAACGCAGGTCTACAACAACAAGGCACAGGACTTTAAGATCGAATCGGAGACAAATATCAAAGTAATATTCTCTTACGGTGTAAGTGGCGAGAGTACAATCAACGTCTGGGCGAAAAACACCGGCAAAATATGAATTCAGACAAGCCAAATCGAAAAGTCCAACATCTTCTTCGGACCAGTGGGTGAGTTCTCACGTATCAAATATAACGCGACCAGCGGCTCGAAATGGAACTACACAATTGAAAACGATCTAATCGGAGACGGCATCTGGGATCCGCTTGAAACCATCAAGATCACAATCACATTAGGTTCCCCTCTCTCAACTGGCGACTATGTGACGTTCGCGACCTTCCAAGGATCTTGGAGCGGGTACAACTTCTCTATTTAAAAAGAAGGTGGGTGATGGTTTTGGGCGGCCTCGCGAATGTCATCTCAAGCGCATTCATAATATTGCTGTTCATGAATATACTGACTCTCTCAGAGTACAGTCAGGAACCCAAAGACCGGCAAGCCTGACCGAAGAGTTATGAGCATAAGCGAGATAGTGGGATACGGTCCTGTAGCGCAGAGTTTCAACTACGTGGATCTCTCCAAATGGAACCCAACAACTGATGTCCATGAGTTCGCAGGCATCGGAACAAGCTACCTCCTAGAAGAGCGGCTTGCAACGATGCGAGGCATATCGCGACGAGAAGTTCGGAAAATACATGACGGGCTAGAGAGTCGAGCGGAGATCCGGAGGATACTCGCTAAGCGAGAAATCTTCGACTATTATGAGGTTTGGTCATACATCAAGCAGATATCAGGGTTGGATATCGATAAGTTACTCAATGCTGAAGAAGGGGAGATGTAACTTGAGTATCCCTCGCCTAAGGCATGGAACGCAGGATATGGGGGCTACACAATAAGGCTTGGAAAGAACAAGAAGCAAACCCACTACTCCTTCACAGCCTTTAGAGCCGTCGAGTAAGGCGCCGATTAACCAGACCCGCAGCAACAGCACCACCACCGCTGGTGTTGGTGGAGCCGCAACTGCGCCTGCTCTCTTCAACCTCTTCGGGGTAGTTGTCACACAGGACCTGCTTATGCTTGTCATCCCAGCGATAGCCACACCGATCTTGGGTGTAATGCTAGTAATCTAATTGCGTGAGAGATCTAAGAAAACTGGAGGTAACCGCTTCTCTCCAGCTAACCGAAGTCGCCCGTGAACGGGTTTGTCACTAAGGCGTGCGACATTTAGATTCTAATCACTATGGGTCAATCGATTTCGACTTCTGAAGACATATATAGTGTTCGCAGTCCTCTCATACTTAGAAGAGGTGGTCGCGATTCCGCGAAGCTCTTTGATGGTTAATAAGGAAATAGCAGCCGCTCTTGCTGACGAAGCGAGGCGTGCAGGGAAGCCACTCTTCTATTTGGCAAACGACTTAGTAGGGCTCTATCTAAGAGCTCGGGAAAAAGGGTTCGACCTCGGAGATGTGCTCATTACCTATGAGAGCATGATGATACTCAAGAAGACAGGCCATGTAATGATACCGAACAGCACATACCAAACCTTAACTGAAGGTAGTGTGTCCGCCGAACGGCTTAAGGAAACTGGGACTATCTGGCGTGAAAATGGTCACAGATTAGGTAAATACGTTGAAAGCTTGAGTGATGATCCTATTAGAACCTTAGGCAACTTACTTCCATTCATGTTCTGGGATATTAACTTCGAATTGAAGCGCAATAATGGAGAAAATATTCTCTGCTTACCTTGCCCCAATCAGTCTGAAGAGAGGGCGCGTCTAATCTTGAACTTGGTTGAAGGATACATGGAAGCATGCGGCTACTCGATACATAGCTCGGAAGCTATTACAGGCCTAGTTCAAATCAAATTCTCCGAGCTGTCTCAAGTCTATTCCAAGAAACTTTGATGTGTAGCTCAAGGGCCTGCTTGTTGTACCTAATCGTTGTCTATGTATGATCTTGGTTTAAGTTTCAGTCTGGATTATTGAGAGTATCTCGTCTATTGTCGCTAAGGGTGTCTTAGGTGACATAATCACGATTATGAGTTTTTCCATTGCTGGAACGCAAAGTACTGATGATTCTTCTCCTGCGAATTGGAAGAACCTTAATCCTTTCTCCATTCTATCGAATGATGATATTAGTCCCCATACTATGACTAGCTTTTCGTTCTCCCAGACCTTTGCTAATAGTGCCTTGTCAGGCTTGGCTGCGTATTGTGCGTGAACTTCTGAAGCCTCGTCATCGAGTATCTTGACTCCGTATATACCGGAGTGAAGAGCAATTATTTGTTTGCAGATAGCTTTAGCGGCATCCTTCACTGTCACTTGACTACACCTGATCAACTTGTTCATGCGCCATCCAGAGTTTGCTGAATCGGTGGGATCCTAGAAACAGCGTCAAAATGAAGAGTGATCTTACTGTAATCTGGATCACGTTGATTAACCACTCGCTGATAACTGTGCTTCCTAAGATTGCGACAGATTCGGATACGGCTAGAATGAAGCCTCTTGGCGCCAGTATCTTGAACGGTTTTTCCAGATACCCTCCCTTGAATGTTTTGAGTAAGGCGTATCCGTAGGAGGAGAATCCTAATGCGAAGAGCGCTGTAACCGCGCTAATGGCTGTTAACATCAATTCCATCGATCTCTAATTGACTCCTATTTAGGCTCCTTAATTATAAGTATAATGTCGCATTTGAATGCAGGACGAGTAGTTATAGATTGCGTGTATTCGTGAGAAGATTGAAGATTCTGTGTTGCGTTCACGACAGGCATTACCAAAGCTAGCTGGAATCCTGAACGCTTAAAAGGGTTATCCGATACAGTATGGTGACTTGCCCAGCATACTAGTGATCGATGATGATGAATCGATATGTGAGACGCTGAAAGTTATCTTTGAACGCAACTCCGCATTCAGGGTGGATGTGGCGAACACTGCTGCAGACGCTATTAAGCTGTCCAAGATGAAGACATACAATGCCGCCTTCATTGACATAAAGCTCCCAGATATGAGCGGGGTTGAGCTCCTAAGTAAGCTACGAGATACGGTTCCACGAATGATTAAAATCATGATCACAGGCTACGCGTCATTAGATAACGCGATTGAGGCGTTAAACCAAGGTGCTGACGCTTACATCAGGAAACCATTCAGACCTGATGAGCTACTCGTGACTCTCAGAGGCAAACTAGAGGCGCAGATGGACGATCTGATGATGACGCAGGAACGAATCAGTGACTTCATTAAAGAGCGAGTCAGAGCAATCGAATCTGGAACCAGCGAAAAAAAGGTCATGTAACTGCGCTACTTATACGGTGCTACTATGTGAAAACATAGAGCTAGGCATCCAGATGTATCTGTTACTTGACTATTTTTGTGAGAATCTGGGTCAGTAGCACGTTCTCGATTGGTAGGGAATCGCCGTAGCCAAGACACCTATTCATACCATCTCTAAGCCTGATGTCAGCCAGTTTCTATCAGTTAGGGTAGTCTTCCAGACTCCTATGATGAAAAACGATGTGACGGTCAAGGCTATTGAGGCTGTCAGGCTGCTAATTGACTGCTGGATCAGCAGAAATGGGGTAACAGGGATTATGCCTCCTGCAAGAAATGTTGCGAACATAACGACCCCCCTTGACAGGATGCTCGAACCTCTCTTTGAAGAGCCCAAGTTCCTCTTTCTTCATTGCGTCAAGCAAAGTCTTCTTATCATCGACAATTCGGTTAACAATCATGTTAACTTCATTGTCGGTGAAGGCGGCCTTTTTCTGGTAGATGTGGCGAGCCCCTTCCTTCTCTATCTCGGGGATCTGCTAATCTCCTGCTCCTCCTTCTTGATTTCGCTTTGGTAATGTTCAATCTCAGATTTTGAAGAGATATACCTCTATCCCTATTGAGATGGCGCCTGCAATTACTCCGCAGAGGCCTGCGACGATAATGTTGCCCTGAGATAGCGCTCCGCCAGTTACTCCAGCGATAAGCGCAAACATGGATACTGAGCCATCATTGAAGCCTAAAACTACGCGAACATTGGTCTTATGCCAATGTTCACCCTTCTCAAGATTCCTGCGTGCCTTTGCATCTATCTCGACCCATTTAGATCCTCTGCTCCAGCTCGCTATATGCTAGAATGATCCAAAAATTTCAGATAAACCTTTTCTCAACAATGCATCGCTTAGGTCACATAATAGAGAAAATAAAAAAGAGACAACTATGCATGTCATAATGTATGCGGGAAAATTATGAGGCGAGGACGGCGCGCAGTTACGCCCTAGTTGGCTTCATCTTCTATGTCCTGGGAGCCTTAACTTCGCTTCTAGGTGCCTTCGGATATGCCTTCTTCATGGGATCTGGGATGATGGGCGGTTTTGCGCCATCTTTCTTTCCCTTCTTTCCTTCGGCATTTCTGATCATCTCTTCGGTTCTAGCCGTTTGGTCTTGGGTTACTCTCAACAATATAGATGCAGGCAGGTATCAGGAGGCTCAAACTGCAAGTCTTGTGCTCGGGATATTGGGTATCTTCTTCGCTTGGCTTATTGGCGGCATTTTCTTCCTCTTAGCCTACGGTAGGCTAAGCTATGCTATCAGGCATCCGCACGCCACTTTGAAATCATCCGTGCCTACTGAGCCTACTGTTGCTCCTCCTGCAACTGGGGCCCGGTTCTGTCCTGAGTGTGGCTCAGCTGTGTCTGAAAGCGACCGCTTCTGTAGGAACTGCGGAAAAACTCTTTGAAGTTAAGTGAAGAGGCATGTTTGGCTTGAGGTGTGCGGGCGCGGAGTGCCGGTATTTCAGTTACAGGTGAATCCTTAATAGATCGCGAAGCAATCTATTGTATGTGTCGATATCAATCACACCAGTCTCATCTCTGTCGGTCTCAGACTACATGAGCCGAAATCCGGTTACAGTTCCTTCTACAGTGAGGTTAAACGAGGTGGTGGAGATAATGGCTGCACGACAGATAGGTTCAGTTATCGTCACACGAGAAGACTCGCCAGCTGGAGTCGTAACGGAGCGCGAGATTATTCGAGAGGTGGTTAGGGCCGGCGTGCTTCCCTCAGACATGACAGCGGAGCGAATTATGACACCTTCCTTTGTTCGCATAAAGCCCGAATCCTCAGTTGAGGACGCTGCCCGAGAAATGATGGCTAGAAAGGGGCGTCTACTAGTCTTCGACGGCGAGGCACTAGTAGGTATCCTGACCAGCACAGATCTGGTTCGTGCATTCACAAAAAGCACTCTAAACCCCCCAGTAAAGGATGCTGCTACTATGCACATCCTCACCGCTGCAGCTGATGAAACAGTTGCTTCAGCGGTTAAGTTGATGTTTGATAAACGGGTGGGGAGCCTCCTCATAACTGAACGCGATCAGCCTACAGCCATCTTCACTGAACGCGATCTTCTCACACGTGTTCTAGATGCTGGAGAAAGCCTCAACCGCCGCGTAGGTGACTTCGCCTCTAAACCGCTCATAGACTTACCCCTGGAATCAAGTGCCCGAAATGCAGCTGTTTTGATGACTGAGCGCAAGATCAAGCGGCTGCCTCTTCGCAGTGGCGACAAAATAGTAGGTATTGTGACTGCTCGAGACCTCGTTGAGATGTTCACGAAAACCTATAGCTAATCCGCATCTGAATCAGGTTGATCCTAACTACCGTTGCGCTGCAAAAGTGAATGTAGCGCAGGTAGACCTGATGCTAGATGCCAAAACGGGCGCTGTTAAGTTATCGGTTGATGGTGAACAGATTTCACGCTCAATCAACCACCAACTTAACAGAGCGCCAAAACGAAATAGTTTTATTTGCCTCCAACTTTACCCTTGTATAGGAAAAGGTTCGGCATGGACCACAACAATGCGACAGCTTTATCTTCTGCATGTTGTTGTTGTAGTCTGAACCAGCCTTAGCCTCAAGTTAGAAGAACAATTTCTTCTTTCGGTGGTTATATTGGCTGTAAAAACAATATCTCAGAGTATATTCCGCAATATCGGGCAAACACCCCTCATTCCTCTGGAGAATGTTGGGTCAGGAGCGTTGAAGCTATACGCGAAGCTGGAGTGGTATAACCCCTTCGGCTCGCTGAAAGATAGGCCTGCCTACTGGATGATTCAGGCCGCTGAGCGTCAAGGACTTCTTCGACGCGGGGAATCAATAGTTATTGAGCCTACATCGGGGAATACTGGTGTTGCTCTGGCAGGAATCTGCTCAGCGCTCGGCTATCAGATAGAGGTGATTGTGCCTAGGCGGGTTAGTCAAGAGACGAAAGCTGTTCTCAGATCTTTAGGTGCCAAGCTACTTGAAGCGGACGATGATCTATGCCCACGTGTTGGGGCTGGCACTGATCAGGCTATTGCTCTAGCTAATGCTATTGTGAAGGGGCGTCCAGGCAAGTACTTTATGCCGAATCAATATGAGAATGAAGCTAACTTCCGTGCGCATTATGAGACAACCGGGCCAGAGTTATGGCGGGAGACCGATGGCAAAATCACTCACTTCATAACTGGAATGGGGACAGGTGGCACCATTACGGGTGTCTCGACGTATCTTAAGGAGCAGAACCCTTCAGTTAAGGTCGTAGGTGTGCAGCCGCAGAAGAATCATCACCTTCAGGGGTTAAGGAATCTTGATGAGTCGCTTATGCCTGATCTGTTGAAGCGACGCGTAAGCGTAATTGATGAGAAGGTTACCGTCTCTGACGCGGAGGCGTTCAGCGCTATATCGTTTGCTGCGAAGAAGGAGAACCTCTTTCTCGGCCCGTCTTCAGGAGCTACGTTGAGCGCTGCTCTAGGTTTGGCTGACTGCGTAAAGGATGGTGAGGGTGGTGTGGCTGTTGTGATATTTGGTGATAGCGGTCACAAGTATTGGAGTATCTTTGATGAATTTGGGGTGTTTACGAAGGATGAGTTTGAGCGGCTTCGTAATGGTGCTCGGTTCGTTTCTAAGCCATTGTTTCTCGACGCTGTCTCAAACAATTGATGATAACGTAGGTTATACTTATTAGCATAGGGGGATTCTAAATAGTCGATGATCAGATTTATAGCCCGCCGGATCGGAGAAAGAGGCTGCGGAAAACAGGAGACTGAAGGAGGAGGGAGAAGGCACGATGGTTCTGAGTAATGAGTCAGTTATGGCTGCTCTGAAACCGGTGATTGATCCTGAGATTGGGATGAGCATAGTTGACTTGGGTATGGTGAAGGACGTTAAGGTGGCGGGTGACGATGTTTACGTTAAGATTGCGCTCACAGTTTCCGGGTGTCCCCTTGTAGGTCAGATTCGTGAAGATGTTAAAACGGTTTTGAAGGACGCCTCGGCGGTTAACGTGGAGTTCATCACGATGACGGATTCGGAACGTGAAACGGTTAGGGAGAGAATTCGGGAAAGAATGGAGAGTGAGAGGCAGGCGCAGCCGCAGGGAGCGGAATCAGCGGGTCAGGCGGCGGAGGGCGAAGAGGCTGAGGAGGGTCAACGTCCGATTACCTATAGCAATAAGCAGCCTGTAACCGGTATCACGCAGCTAGTGAAGCCTGGGATTAGGAGCGTGATAGCAATTGCTTCAGGTAAGGGTGGGGTCGGCAAGTCATTTGTGACAGGTATGCTTGCTTCGGAGCTTGCTAGACAGGGCTACTTGGTGGGTGTCTTAGATGCTGATATTACTGGTCCCAGTATGGCGAAGATATTCGGTTTGAGCGGTCGGCTGAAAGGCGGGCCTGAGGGTGTGATCCCTGCTGTGACTAAGCTCGGAATCAAGGTGATGTCAATGAACTTGGTTTTGGAGAAGCCTGAGGATGCGTTGGTGTGGCGGGGTCCAATATTGAACAGCGTGATTCGCCAGATGTACACCGATGTGGACTGGGGGGATCTGCACTTTCTGCTGATCGATCTGCCTCCAGGTACGAGTGACGCTCCCCTAACGGTATATCAGTCGATGCCTGTTAACGGGGTAGTTATCGTGTCTACACCGCAAGATTTGGCATCTATGATTGTAAAGAAAGCAATTAAAATGGCTAAGACGATGAAAATCCCGGTCCTCGGCCTAACTGAGAACATGAGTTACCTAAAGTGCCCCGCCTGCGGAGAACAACTCCAAATCTTCGGTCCATCAAGAGGTGAAGCGCACGCTAAGGAAACGGACATCCCGTACCTCGGAGCAATTCCGCTAGACCCGAAGATCCCTGAGCTCTCAGACAAAGGTCAGCTTGAGGATTACGAGTCACCTGAAGTGAAACAGGTCGCGAAAAACATTCTGCAGAACCTCGAGTCACTCCCGGCAGAGTCTACTGCACAACCCGCCGCAGGGTCGGAGAGTAACCCTCAAAGCTAAATGCCGCGAAGCTACAGTGTAGATGCGATTAAGGGTCTTCTAGTAACCTGTATCAGCAAGGATTAAACTGTTTCAGGCAACTATCATACACTGTTTCAAACCATATGCCCGCCAGAGGTCATCAAATAATGAAAAGAAATGAGCTAATATTAGTCGCGGTGGCCGTTACAGCACTAATCGCTGTGACATCCTGGGCGACATACGCGAACGGCTTAGTGCAGTACTGGTCACCACGATATCAGCAGAATCAAGGATACGGCCCCGGAGGCGGCATGATGGGTGGCATTGGTGGAATGATGGGCGGCTACTCCAACCAGGGCTACCAGCAGGCAGCACCTAACCAGCCTCAGCAGTACTATGGACAAGGCATGATGGGTGGAGGCGCAAGAGGCGGAATGATGAGCGGAGGCTACCAAACTCAAACTGGTCAAGGAACAGCAAACCAGTCCCTAGCACACTGCAGCGGTGCAGCAGCGGGAGGCATGATGGGCGGCAGTGGCGGGATGATGG
It contains:
- a CDS encoding response regulator, whose translation is MIDDDESICETLKVIFERNSAFRVDVANTAADAIKLSKMKTYNAAFIDIKLPDMSGVELLSKLRDTVPRMIKIMITGYASLDNAIEALNQGADAYIRKPFRPDELLVTLRGKLEAQMDDLMMTQERISDFIKERVRAIESGTSEKKVM
- a CDS encoding VIT1/CCC1 transporter family protein, which codes for MFALIAGVTGGALSQGNIIVAGLCGVIAGAISIGIEVYLFKI
- a CDS encoding zinc ribbon domain-containing protein, with the protein product MRENYEARTARSYALVGFIFYVLGALTSLLGAFGYAFFMGSGMMGGFAPSFFPFFPSAFLIISSVLAVWSWVTLNNIDAGRYQEAQTASLVLGILGIFFAWLIGGIFFLLAYGRLSYAIRHPHATLKSSVPTEPTVAPPATGARFCPECGSAVSESDRFCRNCGKTL
- a CDS encoding CBS domain-containing protein, with protein sequence MSISITPVSSLSVSDYMSRNPVTVPSTVRLNEVVEIMAARQIGSVIVTREDSPAGVVTEREIIREVVRAGVLPSDMTAERIMTPSFVRIKPESSVEDAAREMMARKGRLLVFDGEALVGILTSTDLVRAFTKSTLNPPVKDAATMHILTAAADETVASAVKLMFDKRVGSLLITERDQPTAIFTERDLLTRVLDAGESLNRRVGDFASKPLIDLPLESSARNAAVLMTERKIKRLPLRSGDKIVGIVTARDLVEMFTKTYS
- a CDS encoding cysteine synthase family protein produces the protein MAVKTISQSIFRNIGQTPLIPLENVGSGALKLYAKLEWYNPFGSLKDRPAYWMIQAAERQGLLRRGESIVIEPTSGNTGVALAGICSALGYQIEVIVPRRVSQETKAVLRSLGAKLLEADDDLCPRVGAGTDQAIALANAIVKGRPGKYFMPNQYENEANFRAHYETTGPELWRETDGKITHFITGMGTGGTITGVSTYLKEQNPSVKVVGVQPQKNHHLQGLRNLDESLMPDLLKRRVSVIDEKVTVSDAEAFSAISFAAKKENLFLGPSSGATLSAALGLADCVKDGEGGVAVVIFGDSGHKYWSIFDEFGVFTKDEFERLRNGARFVSKPLFLDAVSNN
- a CDS encoding Mrp/NBP35 family ATP-binding protein, encoding MVLSNESVMAALKPVIDPEIGMSIVDLGMVKDVKVAGDDVYVKIALTVSGCPLVGQIREDVKTVLKDASAVNVEFITMTDSERETVRERIRERMESERQAQPQGAESAGQAAEGEEAEEGQRPITYSNKQPVTGITQLVKPGIRSVIAIASGKGGVGKSFVTGMLASELARQGYLVGVLDADITGPSMAKIFGLSGRLKGGPEGVIPAVTKLGIKVMSMNLVLEKPEDALVWRGPILNSVIRQMYTDVDWGDLHFLLIDLPPGTSDAPLTVYQSMPVNGVVIVSTPQDLASMIVKKAIKMAKTMKIPVLGLTENMSYLKCPACGEQLQIFGPSRGEAHAKETDIPYLGAIPLDPKIPELSDKGQLEDYESPEVKQVAKNILQNLESLPAESTAQPAAGSESNPQS